The following coding sequences are from one Saccopteryx bilineata isolate mSacBil1 chromosome 3, mSacBil1_pri_phased_curated, whole genome shotgun sequence window:
- the LOC136330545 gene encoding T-cell surface glycoprotein CD1e, membrane-associated-like — translation MLLLLPLLFKGILCHGPGTGATRRLAPHHPATEEPPTFRLLEIYSFANQTWQHTESSGWLGELQTHRWDPDSGTIQFLWPWSGGNFSKEELKNIQALLQLYIHSFPREVQAFSSQFQLEYPFEVQVSSGCGMHSGKAPESFLNAAYQGSDFLSFQDTSWKPSPGAGIQAQNVCKMLNHYRVIKEVVQALLSDTLPRFLSGLLQGGKSDLERQVKPQAWVIKGSSPGPGHLLLVCHVSGFHPKPVWVMWMRGQQEQRGTQLDGYPISLILICLAVAVTLVTVLVVGSWIIQHSSNQTLCSPCAPSPAAPMDGNIQEPRGSGNHLCLAQRSWIKNKLLKKWKKSLYQL, via the exons atgctgctgcttctgcccctgCTCTTCAAGGGAATTCTCTGCCATGGGCCAGGTACAGGGG CTACCCGACGTCTAGCACCTCATCATCCAGCAACAGAAGAGCCCCCCACCTTTCGCTTGCTTGAAATTTATTCCTTTGCCAACCAGACCTGGCAGCACACGGAGAGCTCAGGCTGGCTGGGCGAGCTGCAGACTCATCGCTGGGACCCTGATTCGGGCACCATCCAGTTCCTGTGGCCCTGGTCTGGGGGTAATTTCAGCAAGGAAGAGCTGAAGAACATCCAGGCGTTATTGCAGTTGTACATCCACAGCTTCCCCCGGGAAGTGCAGGCATTTTCCAGTCAGTTTCAGCTTGAAT ATCCCTTTGAGGTCCAGGTATCCAGTGGCTGTGGAATGCATTCTGGAAAAGCCCCAGAGAGTTTTTTAAATGCAGCATATCAAGGATCAGATTTCCTGAGTTTCCAAGATACTTCCTGGAAGCCGTCTCCAGGAGCAGGGATTCAGGCTCAGAATGTCTGTAAGATGCTTAATCACTACCGTGTTATTAAAGAAGTTGTGCAGGCCCTTCTCAGTGACACCCTCCCTCGGTTTCTGTCAGGCCTCCTGCAAGGAGGGAAGTCAGACCTGGAACGACAGG TGAAGCCACAGGCTTGGGTAATCAAAGGCTCCAGTCCTGGTCCTGGCCATCTGCTGCTGGTGTGCCATGTTTCTGGCTTTCATCCAAAACCTGTGTGGGTGATGTGGATGCGGGGTCAACAGGAGCAGCGGGGCACTCAACTAG ATGGATACCCCATCTCCCTGATATTGATCTGCTTGGCTGTAGCAGTTACTCTGGTTACAGTGCTTGTGGTGGGTTCATGGATTATACAGCACAG ctcaAATCAGACTCTATGCTCTCCCTGTGCACCCAGCCCTGCCGCTCCCATGGACGGCAACATCCAGGAACCCAGAGGTTCAGGAAACCACctctgcctggcacagagatCTTGGATCAAAAATAAATtgttgaagaaatggaaaaagagctTGTACCAACTGTGA